A region from the Brassica napus cultivar Da-Ae chromosome C8, Da-Ae, whole genome shotgun sequence genome encodes:
- the LOC106414274 gene encoding serine carboxypeptidase-like 22 isoform X2: MARTHLFLFLLVLSSSPLSSAATTVSSSSSSSREQEEDRIEALPGQPKVGFSQFSGYVTVNESHGRSLFYWLTESSSSPHTKPLLLWLNGGPGCSSIAYGATEEIGPFRINRGSNLYLNSFSWNIEANLLFLESPVGVGFSYTNTSSDFKEFGDERTGHYVPQLAKKINEYNKAFNKPTINIKGFMVGNPDMDKNNDKLGTITYWWSHAMISDTNYNLILRNCNFTADSFTKECNSSIYNAAADFGEIDQYSIYTPKCVRMKQMRKAVLARQTTEYDPCTESYADIYYNRPDVQRAMHANQTAIPYKWTACSDPVFNNWNWRLSDNSMLPIYKELMEAGLRIWVYSGDTDSVIPVTATRFSISKLNLPVKTRWYPWYSGNQVGGRTEVYEGLTFVTVRGAGHEVPLFKPQSALILLKYFLAGKELPRSY; the protein is encoded by the exons ATGGCAAGAACACATTTGTTCCTTTTTCTACTAGTGCTTTCATCATCACCATTATCATCAGCAGCAACAAcagtatcatcatcatcatcatcatcaagagAGCAAGAGGAGGACAGGATCGAAGCACTTCCAGGGCAACCAAAAGTAGGATTCTCACAGTTTTCGGGTTATGTGACAGTGAACGAGTCACACGGCCGGTCACTCTTTTACTGGCTCACTGAGTCATCTTCTTCCCCTCACACGAAACCACTTCTTCTTTGGCTCAATGGAG GACCGGGCTGCTCGTCTATTGCGTATGGAGCTACGGAGGAAATTGGACCATTTCGGATCAACAGAGGTTCAAATCTCTATCTCAACAGTTTTTCTTGGAACATAG AGGCaaaccttttgtttctggaaTCACCCGTTGGAGTTGGATTTTCATACACTAACACAAGCTCCGATTTCAAAGAGTTCGGAGACGAACGTACAG GGCATTATGTTCCTCAGCTTGCCAAAAAGATCAATGAGTACAACAAAGCCTTCAATAAACCAACCATCAATATCAAAGGATTCATG GTTGGAAACCCAGACATGGACAAAAACAACGACAAGTTAGGGACCATAACATATTGGTGGTCTCACGCGATGATCTCCGATACAAACTACAACCTCATCCTCAGAAACTGCAATTTCACGGCAGACAGTTTCACCAAAGAGTGCAACTCTTCAATTTACAATGCTGCGGCAGACTTTGGTGAAATCGATCAGTACAGCATCTACACACCCAAGTGTGTACGAATGAAGCAAATGCGCAAAGCCGTGCTAGCTAGACAGACTACAGAGTATGACCCTTGTACCGAGAGCTACGCTGATATATACTATAACCGCCCTGATGTACAGCGAGCTATGCATGCAAACCAGACAGCCATTCCTTATAAATGGACAGCTTGCAG TGACCCTGTGTTTAATAACTGGAATTGGAGACTGTCTGACAATTCGATGTTGCCGATATACAAAGAACTCATGGAGGCTGGTCTAAGGATATGGGTATATAG CGGTGATACAGACTCGGTGATTCCAGTGACAGCGACTCGGTTTTCCATCAGCAAACTTAATCTTCCAGTAAAAACTCGTTGGTACCCTTGGTACTCCGGGAACCAG GTAGGAGGAAGAACAGAAGTATATGAGGGGCTTACCTTTGTGACGGTAAGAGGAGCGGGCCACGAGGTGCCATTGTTCAAACCGCAGAGTGCACtgattcttttaaaatatttcttggCTGGCAAAGAGCTACCAAGATCTTATTAG
- the LOC106414274 gene encoding serine carboxypeptidase-like 22 isoform X1, translating to MARTHLFLFLLVLSSSPLSSAATTVSSSSSSSREQEEDRIEALPGQPKVGFSQFSGYVTVNESHGRSLFYWLTESSSSPHTKPLLLWLNGGPGCSSIAYGATEEIGPFRINRGSNLYLNSFSWNIEANLLFLESPVGVGFSYTNTSSDFKEFGDERTAQENLIFLIKWMSRFPQYQYRDFYIAGESYAGHYVPQLAKKINEYNKAFNKPTINIKGFMVGNPDMDKNNDKLGTITYWWSHAMISDTNYNLILRNCNFTADSFTKECNSSIYNAAADFGEIDQYSIYTPKCVRMKQMRKAVLARQTTEYDPCTESYADIYYNRPDVQRAMHANQTAIPYKWTACSDPVFNNWNWRLSDNSMLPIYKELMEAGLRIWVYSGDTDSVIPVTATRFSISKLNLPVKTRWYPWYSGNQVGGRTEVYEGLTFVTVRGAGHEVPLFKPQSALILLKYFLAGKELPRSY from the exons ATGGCAAGAACACATTTGTTCCTTTTTCTACTAGTGCTTTCATCATCACCATTATCATCAGCAGCAACAAcagtatcatcatcatcatcatcatcaagagAGCAAGAGGAGGACAGGATCGAAGCACTTCCAGGGCAACCAAAAGTAGGATTCTCACAGTTTTCGGGTTATGTGACAGTGAACGAGTCACACGGCCGGTCACTCTTTTACTGGCTCACTGAGTCATCTTCTTCCCCTCACACGAAACCACTTCTTCTTTGGCTCAATGGAG GACCGGGCTGCTCGTCTATTGCGTATGGAGCTACGGAGGAAATTGGACCATTTCGGATCAACAGAGGTTCAAATCTCTATCTCAACAGTTTTTCTTGGAACATAG AGGCaaaccttttgtttctggaaTCACCCGTTGGAGTTGGATTTTCATACACTAACACAAGCTCCGATTTCAAAGAGTTCGGAGACGAACGTACAG CTCAGGAAAACCTGATATTTCTTATTAAGTGGATGTCAAGATTTCCTCAGTATCAATATAGAGATTTTTACATTGCTGGTGAAAGCTACGCTG GGCATTATGTTCCTCAGCTTGCCAAAAAGATCAATGAGTACAACAAAGCCTTCAATAAACCAACCATCAATATCAAAGGATTCATG GTTGGAAACCCAGACATGGACAAAAACAACGACAAGTTAGGGACCATAACATATTGGTGGTCTCACGCGATGATCTCCGATACAAACTACAACCTCATCCTCAGAAACTGCAATTTCACGGCAGACAGTTTCACCAAAGAGTGCAACTCTTCAATTTACAATGCTGCGGCAGACTTTGGTGAAATCGATCAGTACAGCATCTACACACCCAAGTGTGTACGAATGAAGCAAATGCGCAAAGCCGTGCTAGCTAGACAGACTACAGAGTATGACCCTTGTACCGAGAGCTACGCTGATATATACTATAACCGCCCTGATGTACAGCGAGCTATGCATGCAAACCAGACAGCCATTCCTTATAAATGGACAGCTTGCAG TGACCCTGTGTTTAATAACTGGAATTGGAGACTGTCTGACAATTCGATGTTGCCGATATACAAAGAACTCATGGAGGCTGGTCTAAGGATATGGGTATATAG CGGTGATACAGACTCGGTGATTCCAGTGACAGCGACTCGGTTTTCCATCAGCAAACTTAATCTTCCAGTAAAAACTCGTTGGTACCCTTGGTACTCCGGGAACCAG GTAGGAGGAAGAACAGAAGTATATGAGGGGCTTACCTTTGTGACGGTAAGAGGAGCGGGCCACGAGGTGCCATTGTTCAAACCGCAGAGTGCACtgattcttttaaaatatttcttggCTGGCAAAGAGCTACCAAGATCTTATTAG
- the LOC106414604 gene encoding early nodulin-like protein 3 encodes MASLIPILSLVFLLFAAFYHLGEARNFTVGGSVPGWKVPDPANNTLKNWAEGRRFIVGDTLVFHYDNKTNDSVLEVTEENYKNCITEKPVNEYKGEPAMVTLSVSGPHYFISGAPGNCQKDEKLIVAVQSTQHPPIPKPNAPTVPTPSKSPTTVTAPAPAPSTAVGLVAGSGIFWAIVAIIGFAWA; translated from the exons ATGGCGTCTTTGATTCCCATTTTGTCTCTAGTATTTCTCTTATTTGCAGCATTCTACCATCTTGGTGAGGCCAGAAACTTCACTGTGGGAGGATCAGTTCCCGGATGGAAGGTTCCAGATCCagccaacaacactctcaaaaATTGGGCAGAGGGCCGTCGATTCATAGTCGGAGACACTCTCG TGTTTCACTACGATAACAAGACGAACGATTCGGTGTTAGAAGTGACAGAAGAAAACTACAAAAACTGCATCACAGAAAAACCAGTGAATGAATACAAAGGGGAACCCGCCATGGTGACACTTAGTGTCTCAGGTCCACACTACTTCATCAGTGGAGCTCCCGGTAATTGCCAGAAAGATGAGAAGTTGATCGTTGCGGTTCAGTCAACTCAACACCCTCCCATTCCCAAGCCCAACGCTCCTACAGTACCAACTCCTTCAAAATCACCTACTACCGTGACAGCTCCTGCACCAGCTCCGAGCACTGCCGTTGGGTTGGTTGCAGGAAGTGGCATCTTCTGGGCCATTGTCGCTATCATTGGCTTCGCTTGGGCTTAA
- the LOC106416082 gene encoding probable cyclic nucleotide-gated ion channel 6, translating to MESKSQVISGHREKFIRLDSMDPRSPEAGLNRCTLNIQRPKRFTQATKASSGSFKKGFRKGSEGLWSIGRSIGLGVSRAVFPEDLEVSEKKIFDPQDKFLLLCNKLFVASCILAVSVDPLFLFLPFINDKAKCVGIDRKLAIVTTTLRTVIDSFYLFHMALRFRTAYVAPSSRVFGRGELVIDPAQIAKRYLQQYFIIDLLSVLPVPQIIVWRFLYSSRGANVLATKQALRYIVLVQYIPRFLRMYPLSSELKRTAGVFAETAWAGAAYYLLLYMLASHIVGALWYLLALERNNDCWSKACKDNDNCTRNFLFCGNQNMKGYDAWDDVKDPFLQLRCPVNVTDGEEPPFDFGIYLRALSSGIVSSKKFVSKYFFCLWWGLQNLSTLGQGLETSTYPGEVIFSIVLAIAGLLLFALLIGNMQTYLQSLTIRLEEMRVKRRDSEQWMHHRMLPPELRERVRRYDQYKWLETRGVDEENLVSNLPKDLRRDIKRHLCLALVRRVPLFENMDERLLDAICERLKPCLYTEKSFLVREGDPVNEMLFIIRGRLESVTTDGGRSGFYNRSLLKEGDFCGDELLTWALDPKSGSNLPSSTRTVKALTEVEAFALIADELKFVASQFRRLHSRQVQHTFRFYSQQWRTWAACFIQAAWRRYTKRKKLEELRKDEEMEEESSAARLIAGGSGPYSIRATFLASRFAANALRGVRKNRTAKLLALSQPTKELLKVQKPPEPDFSADC from the exons ATGGAGTCAAAATCTCAAGTAATCAGTGGCCATCGCGAGAAGTTCATCAG gTTGGATAGTATGGACCCAAGGAGTCCTGAAGCAGGTCTAAACAGATGCACATTAAACATCCAAAGACCAAAACGTTTTACTCAAGCAACCAAAGCATCATCCGGTTCTTTCAAGAAAGGGTTCAGAAAAGGATCCGAGGGTCTTTGGTCCATAGGCAGATCCATAGGACTCGGTGTTTCCCGCGCCGTCTTCCCTGAAGATCTCGAAGTTTCCGAGAAGAAGATCTTTGATCCGCAAGACAAGTTCCTTCTCCTCTGCAACAAGCTCTTCGTAGCTTCTTGCATCCTCGCTGTATCCGTGGACCCGCTCTTCTTGTTTCTCCCCTTCATCAACGATAAAGCCAAATGTGTTGGTATAGACCGGAAGCTAGCGATTGTGACGACCACGCTGAGGACGGTTATAGATTCTTTTTATCTCTTTCACATGGCTTTAAGGTTTAGAACAGCTTATGTCGCTCCTTCGTCGCGTGTTTTTGGTCGTGGAGAGCTTGTGATAGACCCTGCGCAGATAGCTAAACGGTATCTGCAACAGTACTTCATCATAGACTTGCTCTCTGTGCTTCCCGTTCCACAG ATTATAGTATGGAGGTTCCTCTACAGTTCTAGAGGTGCGAACGTTCTGGCAACAAAACAAGCACTTAGATACATCGTGTTAGTCCAATACATTCCGCGGTTTCTTCGTATGTATCCTTTAAGTTCAGAGCTGAAGAGAACCGCAGGAGTGTTCGCCGAAACCGCTTGGGCTGGTGCAGCTTACTACTTACTACTTTACATGCTTGCAAGTCAT ATTGTTGGAGCGTTGTGGTATTTGCTTGCGTTGGAACGCAATAACGATTGCTGGAGTAAGGCGTGCAAAGATAACGACAACTGTACGAGAAACTTTTTGTTTTGCGGTAACCAAAACATGAAAGGTTATGATGCTTGGGACGATGTCAAAGATCCGTTTCTTCAGCTGCGTTGTCCTGTAAATGTCACTGATGGCGAAGAGCCTCCCTTTGATTTTGGGATCTACTTGAGAGCTCTCTCCTCTGGCATTGTCTCATCTAAAAAGTTCGTCTCAAAGTACTTCTTCTGCTTGTGGTGGGGACTACAGAATCTTAG TACGCTTGGGCAAGGGCTTGAAACTAGCACATACCCTGGAGAGGTTATATTCTCCATAGTACTTGCTATTGCTGGACTTCTACTCTTTGCCCTCCTCATTGGAAACATGCAG ACTTATCTTCAATCGCTTACTATCCGGTTAGAAGAAATGCGAGTCAAAAGACGCGACTCGGAACAGTGGATGCATCACCGAATGCTTCCACCTGAGCTAAGGGAACGTGTCAGAAGATACGACCAGTACAAGTGGTTGGAGACGCGTGGAGTTGACGAAGAGAATCTTGTTTCCAACCTCCCAAAGGATCTTAGAAGAGACATCAAACGTCATCTCTGTCTCGCCTTAGTCCGAAGA gTTCCATTGTTTGAGAACATGGATGAGAGGCTGCTAGATGCGATCTGTGAGCGGCTCAAGCCATGTCTATACACTGAGAAGTCGTTCTTGGTCCGTGAGGGAGACCCTGTGAACGAGATGCTCTTCATAATCCGTGGCCGGCTCGAGAGTGTAACAACAGACGGTGGAAGAAGCGGTTTCTACAACCGCAGCTTACTTAAAGAAGGAGACTTTTGCGGCGACGAGCTTCTGACATGGGCCCTAGATCCCAAATCAGGCTCTAACCTACCGTCCTCGACAAGAACCGTCAAGGCCTTGACCGAAGTAGAAGCTTTCGCTTTGATAGCTGACGAGCTTAAGTTCGTGGCGAGCCAGTTCAGGAGACTTCACAGCAGACAAGTGCAGCACACTTTCAGATTCTACTCGCAGCAGTGGAGGACTTGGGCCGCTTGCTTTATCCAAGCCGCGTGGCGACGGTACACAAAGAGGAAGAAACTGGAGGAGCTTAGGAAAGATGAGGAGATGGAGGAAGAGTCTTCTGCTGCGAGGCTTATCGCGGGAGGTAGTGGTCCTTATAGCATCAGAGCGACGTTCTTGGCTTCAAGGTTTGCTGCAAATGCGCTTCGTGGTGTTCGCAAGAACCGGACTGCGAAGCTGTTGGCTTTGTCACAACCAACTAAAGAGTTGTTGAAAGTTCAGAAACCTCCTGAACCAGACTTCTCTGCTGATTGCTAA
- the LOC106416083 gene encoding gamma-glutamyl peptidase 5, which yields MVEQKRFALFLATCDSTFVKKTYGGYFNVFVSTFGEEGEQWDLFRVIDGEFPEEKDLDKYDGFIISGSLHDAFGDDDWIIKLCSICQKLDDMKKKVLGICFGHQILNRIKGGKIGRARRGADMGLRSITIAKDSVKPGGYFGDKTPNSLAIIKCHQDEVWELPESATLLAYSDKYNVEMASYGDHLLSIQGHPEYNKEILFEIINRVVGLNLMEQDLADKAKATMEDAEPDRKQWQTLCKNFLKGKTDQI from the exons atggtTGAGCAAAAGAGATTCGCTTTGTTTCTAGCGACGTGCGATTCAACGTTTGTGAAGAAGACATACGGAGGTTATTTCAACGTGTTCGTGTCGACGTTCGGCGAAGAAGGAGAGCAATGGGATCTCTTCCGGGTGATCGACGGCGAGTTTCCGGAGGAGAAGGATCTGGACAAGTACGATGGTTTCATTATCAGTGGTAGTCTCCATGACGCTTTCGGAGATGATGATTGGATCATTAAGCTTTGTTCGATTTGTCAAAAACTGGACGACATGAAGAAGAAGGTTTTAGGTATCTGCTTTGGCCATCAG ATACTAAATAGAATCAAAGGAGGAAAAATCGGAAGAGCGAGAAGAGGTGCAGACATGGGACTCAGAAGCATAACAATAGCTAAAGACTCGGTGAAACCTGGTGGTTACTTCGGAGACAAGACTCCAAATTCACTAGCCATCATAAAATGTCACCAAGACGAAGTTTGGGAACTCCCTGAGTCAGCTACGTTGCTTGCTTATTCAGACAAATACAACGTCGAGATGGCCTCCTATGGAGATCACCTCCTCTCCATCCAAGGCCATCCTGAGTACAACAAAGAGATTCTCTTCGAGATCATCAATCGTGTCGTCGGTCTGAACTTGATGGAG CAAGATCTTGCGGATAAGGCCAAAGCAACGATGGAAGACGCCGAACCAGATAGGAAACAGTGGCAGACTCTCTGCAAAAACTTTCTGAAAGGAAAAACCGATCAAATTTAA
- the LOC106414873 gene encoding gamma-glutamyl peptidase 4-like: protein MVEQKKYLLFLGVPDSEFAKKTYGGYHNVFVSLLGDEGEQWDSYRVVDGEFPDEKDLEKYDGFVISGSSHDAFQDTDWILKLCDIIKKLDEMKKKVLGVCFGHQLIARVKGGKVGRARKGPELCLGNITILKDAVAPENYFGEEVPTSLRIIKCHQDEVLELPESAKLLACSSMYEVEMYSIEENFLCIQGHPEYNRDILIDILDRVLAGGHITEDFVKTSKATLENNEPDRQFWQKICKNFLKG from the exons ATGGTTGAACAGAAGAAGTACCTATTGTTTCTGGGGGTGCCTGATTCGGAGTTTGCCAAGAAAACGTACGGAGGATACCATAACGTGTTTGTTTCTTTGCTCGGCGATGAAGGAGAGCAATGGGATTCTTATAGAGTCGTGGACGGTGAGTTTCCCGACGAGAAGGATCTTGAGAAGTACGATGGATTCGTCATCAGTGGAAGCTCCCATGATGCCTTTCAGGACACTGATTGGATCTTGAAGCTTTGTGATATTATCAAGAAACTCgatgagatgaagaagaaagttTTAGGTGTATGCTTTGGCCACCAG CTAATAGCTAGAGTGAAGGGAGGGAAGGTAGGGAGAGCAAGGAAAGGACCAGAGCTTTGCCTCGGAAACATAACCATCCTGAAGGACGCAGTGGCGCCCGAAAACTACTTTGGTGAGGAAGTTCCGACGAGTCTGAGGATCATAAAATGTCATCAGGACGAAGTTTTGGAGCTGCCTGAAAGTGCAAAACTACTTGCATGTTCAAGCATGTACGAGGTAGAAATGTATTCAATCGAAGAAAACTTCCTCTGCATTCAGGGACATCCTGAGTATAACCGTGACATTTTGATCGATATCCTCGATCGTGTGCTTGCTGGAGGCCACATTACG GAAGACTTTGTGAAAACGTCAAAAGCAACATTGGAGAATAATGAACCAGACAGGCAATTTTGGCAGAAGATTTGCAAAAACTTCCTCAAAGGTTAA
- the LOC106411766 gene encoding 5'-deoxynucleotidase HDDC2, with product MRNRVFFSKSLSLTPPHLRFFHLPAAASSPNGAVHCMADDSPLSQPPNRSGDGSVSAPPPSPAAIDFLSLCSRLKTTPRAGWVKRDVKNPESIADHMYRMGLMALVSSDIPGVNRDKCMKMAIVHDIAEAIVGDITPSCGVSKEEKNRRESEALEHMCKLLGGGERAEEIAELWREYEANASPEAKVVKDFDKLEMILQALEYEQEQGQDLEEFFQSTAGKFQTDIGKAWALEIASRRRKRQ from the exons atgagGAATAGAGTATTCTTCTCCAAATCACTCTCTCTCACTCCTCCCCACCTCCGATTCTTCCATCTCCCCGCCGCAGCTTCGTCTCCCAACGGAGCGGTTCACTGCATGGCAGACGACTCCCCACTCTCTCAACCGCCGAATCGAAGCGGAGATGGTTCCGTCTCCGCCCCTCCTCCTTCTCCCGCCGCCATAGATTTTCTCTCGCTCTGCTCTCGCCTCAAG ACAACGCCAAGAGCTGGATGGGTTAAGAGAGACGTGAAGAATCCAGAATCAATAGCGGATCACATGTATCGGATGGGTCTTATGGCGTTAGTTTCTTCAGATATTCCCGGTGTTAACAGAGACAA ATGCATGAAAATGGCAATTGTTCATGACATTGCAGAAG CCATTGTAGGAGATATTACACCTTCTTGCGGGGTctctaaagaagagaaaaaccGAAGAGAAAGCGAAGCACTTGAACACATGTGCAAACTCTTGGGTGGAGGAGAAAGAG CTGAAGAAATCGCTGAGCTGTGGAGAGAATACGAAGCAAACGCATCACCAGAAGCCAAAGTTGTTAAAGATTTCGATAAGCTTGAGATGATACTACAGGCTTTGGAGTATGAACAGG AGCAAGGTCAAGATTTAGAAGAGTTTTTCCAATCAACTGCAG GGAAGTTTCAGACTGATATAGGCAAAGCTTGGGCATTGGAGATtgcttcaagaagaagaaagcgacAATAG
- the LOC106415721 gene encoding tetraspanin-8-like → MVRCSNNLVGVLNFIVFLLSIPILAGGIWLSQKGSTECERFLDKPVIALGVFLMVVAIVGLIGSCCRVTWLLWTYLLVMFLLILLVFCFTIFAFVVTNKGAGEKVSERGYKEYRLGDYSNWLQKRVNSDKNWRKIRSCLVESKVCSKLEAKLIDEPVNKFYQEHLTALQSGCCKPAEKCQFTYVSATNWTKTAGTHPDPDCQTWDNAPNKLCFDCQSCKAGLLDNIKSAWKKVAVVNIIFLVFLIIVYSVGCCALRNNKRDDSYGRTYGYKP, encoded by the exons ATGGTTCGCTGTAGCAACAACCTCGTCGGTGTACTAAACTTCATCGTCTTCCTCCTCTCGATCCCCATCTTAGCTGGAGGTATATGGCTAAGCCAAAAAGGCTCAACGGAGTGTGAGCGTTTTCTCGACAAGCCCGTGATCGCTCTCGGAGTCTTCCTCATGGTCGTAGCGATCGTTGGTTTGATCGGTTCGTGTTGCAGAGTCACGTGGCTTCTCTGGACGTATCTCCTCGTCATGTTCCTCTTGATCCTCCTCGTCTTCTGTTTCACGATTTTCGCCTTTGTTGTCACTAACAAAGGCGCAGGGGAGAAAGTTTCTGAGAGAGGGTATAAAGAGTATAGACTTGGAGATTACTCTAATTGGTTGCAGAAACGTGTGAACAGTGACAAGAACTGGAGGAAGATTAGGAGTTGTCTTGTTGAGAGCAAAGTCTGTTCTAAACTTGAAGCTAAGCTAATTGATGAACCTGTCAATAAGTTCTACCAAGAACACCTTACTGCCCTTCAG TCTGGTTGCTGCAAACCCGCAGAGAAATGCCAATTCACTTACGTAAGCGCCACAAACTGGACCAAGACGGCCGGGACACACCCTGATCCAGACTGCCAAACCTGGGACAACGCACCAAACAAGCTCTGCTTCGATTGCCAATCTTGCAAAGCGGGTCTCCTCGACAATATCAAGAGCGCGTGGAAGAAAGTTGCAGTTGTtaacatcatcttcctcgtcttcCTCATCATTGTCTACTCGGTTGGTTGCTGTGCTTTGAGGAACAACAAGAGAGATGACAGCTACGGCCGTACTTATGGATATAAGCCTTGA